One Deltaproteobacteria bacterium DNA segment encodes these proteins:
- a CDS encoding archaemetzincin family Zn-dependent metalloprotease, whose amino-acid sequence MERTLAIIPIGAMPKNLCREVGTHLQETLGVPFELLISLGEPKYAFNAGNDQFHATAIVRRVGQAISPRKHLMGVGLCEVDLFMPDVNFVFGDSDREGKAAVVSLARLRPSWYGRPPDHSLLMRRLASEVLHEVGHVLGLPGCNHESCAMFISNTLSDTDRKEARLCDSCRSRAVVS is encoded by the coding sequence ATGGAGCGCACCCTGGCGATCATCCCGATTGGTGCGATGCCCAAGAACCTCTGCCGGGAGGTGGGCACGCATCTCCAAGAGACGCTGGGCGTCCCCTTCGAGCTGCTCATCAGCCTCGGTGAGCCGAAGTACGCCTTCAACGCCGGCAACGACCAGTTCCACGCGACGGCCATCGTCCGGCGGGTCGGGCAGGCCATCTCGCCGCGCAAGCACCTGATGGGCGTCGGGCTCTGCGAGGTCGACCTCTTCATGCCCGACGTGAACTTCGTCTTCGGTGACTCGGACCGCGAGGGGAAGGCCGCGGTGGTCTCCCTGGCGCGCCTGCGGCCCTCCTGGTACGGGCGGCCCCCCGACCACTCTCTCCTGATGCGGCGGCTGGCCAGCGAGGTCCTCCACGAGGTGGGCCACGTCCTCGGGCTGCCGGGCTGCAACCACGAGAGCTGCGCGATGTTCATCTCGAACACCCTCTCCGACACCGACCGCAAGGAGGCCCGCCTCTGCGACAGCTGCCGGAGCCGGGCGGTCGTCTCCTGA
- a CDS encoding kelch repeat-containing protein, whose translation MHLRALVVTISLGSLCGLTICGCGSDPEPYGTHRQALVTEPTWTALNLVGQKPPARFDHAMAYDSDREVVVLFGGTVDSGTGDFELQDTWEWSLANRSWTEVGPVTCTPTSCPPKRHGHAMVYDPTLQGVVLFGGHSYTAWLNDVWIWKNGAWRGVDQSGTTPPAIRHNHTMVHDPVGSGGPLIWMLGGSVNNNTQSDLWVLSVTDGGGIPTASWTSLGDATLPDRYGHAMAYWPQADAVYVFAGRSFNTMGVMNDLWRMDRGVNCTDVSPVTVPQVDPPRRYGTSLAAYGDVLVAFGGMDATLVDPLGDTWEVTEAAWVEITPAGSPPMARGDADMVATADGLLLFGGRGRPGGGAMTPLNDTYLYERPGPAPVDGGTPDGSAPDSGTPDGSAPDAGGADGGADPDGGPTYPVPRYDCSSAGGGGLLLLALGLIALFALSTPARLRALGRRLGALLLLGALAAPGGAAAREEDEQGRPKMRLAFLGLSPGGGANVDLGPDARSLSEFVQSELGSLDIYDVMGHAEVSGLLSLEEQRQLLGCASDAGCGGAVSSALDAERILSGTLGKVGSRFVLNLTLVDLNTKRNIARTARHARDLDSLLDEVRSALLEIISRDLEIAESFDRDRIPERISPLWETPAEGLLLAPRLDLEVLAQTRIGDAENWGLGVGVGLQLGWRMGRAGVATTLLLKPLGVRLAGRFHPVSLWRFLPYLEGGLTVFSDSLSTRAGLGFELDLRPFRLFFDLAYEYGITSWATSAGTSVQAYLHDSLLVGGGIGWSF comes from the coding sequence ATGCACCTTCGAGCTCTCGTCGTGACGATCTCCCTGGGGAGCCTCTGCGGGCTCACGATCTGTGGCTGCGGGAGCGATCCCGAGCCCTACGGGACCCACCGCCAGGCGCTGGTCACCGAGCCGACCTGGACGGCCCTGAACCTGGTCGGGCAGAAGCCCCCGGCGCGCTTCGATCACGCGATGGCCTACGACTCCGACCGCGAGGTGGTCGTCCTCTTCGGCGGCACCGTCGACAGCGGCACCGGGGACTTCGAGCTGCAGGACACCTGGGAGTGGTCCCTGGCGAACCGCAGCTGGACCGAGGTGGGCCCGGTGACCTGCACGCCCACCTCCTGCCCCCCGAAGCGGCACGGCCACGCGATGGTCTACGACCCGACCCTCCAGGGGGTGGTCCTCTTCGGCGGGCACTCCTACACCGCGTGGCTCAACGACGTGTGGATCTGGAAGAACGGCGCCTGGCGCGGCGTGGACCAGAGCGGCACCACCCCGCCGGCCATCCGCCACAACCACACCATGGTCCACGACCCGGTGGGCTCGGGCGGACCCCTGATCTGGATGCTCGGCGGGAGCGTGAACAACAACACCCAGTCCGACCTCTGGGTGTTGAGCGTGACCGACGGCGGCGGGATCCCCACCGCCTCCTGGACCAGCCTCGGGGACGCGACCCTGCCCGACCGCTACGGCCACGCCATGGCCTACTGGCCGCAGGCCGACGCCGTCTACGTCTTCGCCGGGCGCTCCTTCAACACGATGGGCGTGATGAACGACCTGTGGAGGATGGACCGGGGCGTGAACTGCACCGACGTCTCGCCGGTGACCGTGCCCCAGGTCGATCCGCCCCGCCGCTATGGCACCAGCCTGGCCGCCTACGGTGACGTCCTGGTCGCCTTCGGCGGGATGGACGCCACCCTGGTGGATCCCCTGGGCGACACCTGGGAGGTCACCGAGGCGGCCTGGGTCGAGATCACCCCCGCCGGCAGCCCGCCCATGGCGCGCGGGGACGCGGACATGGTCGCCACCGCCGACGGCCTCCTCCTCTTCGGCGGCCGCGGACGGCCGGGGGGCGGCGCGATGACCCCCCTCAACGACACCTACCTCTACGAGCGGCCGGGGCCCGCGCCGGTGGACGGCGGCACCCCCGACGGGAGCGCGCCGGACAGCGGGACCCCGGACGGCAGCGCCCCGGACGCGGGCGGCGCCGACGGCGGCGCCGATCCGGACGGCGGCCCGACCTACCCGGTGCCGCGCTACGACTGCTCCAGCGCCGGCGGCGGAGGGCTGCTCCTCCTCGCCCTCGGCCTGATCGCCCTCTTCGCCCTCTCGACCCCCGCGCGCCTGCGCGCCCTGGGCCGGCGCCTCGGAGCGCTCTTGCTCCTGGGGGCCCTGGCGGCGCCCGGCGGCGCGGCGGCCCGCGAGGAGGACGAGCAGGGGCGCCCGAAGATGCGCCTGGCCTTCCTCGGCCTCTCCCCCGGCGGCGGCGCGAACGTGGACCTCGGCCCCGACGCCCGCTCGCTCTCGGAGTTCGTGCAGTCGGAGCTGGGCAGCCTCGACATCTACGACGTGATGGGCCACGCGGAGGTGAGCGGCCTCCTCTCCCTGGAGGAGCAGCGGCAGCTGCTGGGCTGCGCCTCGGACGCGGGCTGCGGGGGCGCGGTCTCGAGCGCCCTGGACGCCGAGCGGATCCTCTCGGGCACCCTGGGCAAGGTCGGCAGCCGCTTCGTGCTGAACCTCACCCTGGTGGACCTCAACACCAAGCGCAACATCGCCCGCACCGCCCGGCACGCCCGGGATCTCGACAGCCTCCTCGACGAGGTGCGCTCGGCGCTCCTCGAGATCATCTCCCGCGACCTCGAGATCGCCGAGAGCTTCGACCGCGACCGGATCCCCGAGCGCATCTCACCGCTCTGGGAGACCCCGGCCGAGGGCCTCCTCCTGGCGCCGCGCCTCGACCTCGAGGTGCTGGCCCAGACCCGGATCGGAGACGCCGAGAACTGGGGGCTCGGGGTGGGCGTGGGCCTGCAGCTGGGCTGGCGGATGGGGCGCGCCGGTGTCGCCACCACCCTCCTGCTCAAGCCCCTGGGCGTGCGCCTGGCCGGCCGCTTCCACCCGGTGAGCCTCTGGCGCTTCCTGCCCTACCTGGAGGGTGGCCTGACGGTCTTCTCCGACTCCCTCTCCACCCGCGCGGGGCTCGGCTTCGAGCTCGACCTGCGCCCCTTCCGCCTCTTCTTCGATCTCGCCTACGAATACGGGATCACCTCCTGGGCCACCTCGGCGGGCACCTCGGTGCAGGCCTACCTGCACGACTCCCTCCTGGTCGGCGGAGGCATCGGCTGGTCATTCTGA
- a CDS encoding ketoacyl-ACP synthase III yields the protein MRTEIIATGRYLPERVVTNADLESRMDTSDEWIRQRTGIQERRWVEEGKGIGGSDLAVEATRNACEKAGMDVSEIEMIIYCTLSPDHFFPGSGCFLQEKLGLKNVPAIDVRNQCSGFLYGLSVADAWIRTGTYRRILLVGAEVHSTGLDVSTEGRDVACIFGDAAAVAILGPTDDPDRGLLDITLGADGRHARDLWIEFPSSKNMPQFDPSVVEERRQFPSMQGQKVFKNAVVKMPRALQEVMERQQVTPKDLRLFIPHQANLRISEAVQGILGLSEDQVFNNIQKYGNTTAASIPLCLDEAVEQGRLERGELLAMASFGAGFTWGAALMRY from the coding sequence ATGAGAACCGAGATCATCGCCACCGGTCGCTACCTCCCCGAGCGCGTCGTCACCAACGCCGACCTGGAGTCCAGGATGGACACCTCCGACGAGTGGATCCGGCAGCGCACCGGGATCCAGGAGCGGCGCTGGGTCGAGGAGGGGAAGGGCATCGGCGGCTCCGATCTCGCCGTCGAGGCCACGAGGAACGCCTGCGAGAAGGCCGGGATGGACGTCTCCGAGATCGAGATGATCATCTACTGCACCCTCTCGCCGGATCACTTCTTCCCGGGCTCCGGCTGCTTCCTCCAGGAGAAGCTGGGCCTCAAGAACGTGCCGGCGATCGACGTGCGCAACCAGTGCTCGGGCTTCCTCTACGGCCTCTCGGTGGCCGACGCCTGGATCCGCACCGGCACCTACCGGCGCATCCTCCTGGTGGGCGCCGAGGTGCACTCCACCGGCCTCGACGTCTCCACCGAGGGGCGCGACGTGGCCTGCATCTTCGGGGACGCCGCCGCCGTCGCGATCCTGGGCCCCACCGACGATCCCGACCGGGGCCTCCTCGACATCACCCTGGGGGCCGACGGCCGCCACGCCCGCGACCTGTGGATCGAGTTCCCCTCCTCCAAGAACATGCCCCAGTTCGACCCCTCCGTGGTCGAGGAGCGGCGGCAGTTCCCCTCGATGCAGGGGCAGAAGGTCTTCAAGAACGCCGTGGTGAAGATGCCCCGGGCCCTGCAGGAGGTGATGGAGCGCCAGCAGGTGACGCCCAAGGACCTGCGCCTCTTCATCCCCCACCAGGCGAACCTGCGGATCTCCGAGGCGGTGCAGGGCATCCTCGGGCTCTCCGAGGATCAGGTCTTCAACAACATCCAGAAGTACGGCAACACCACCGCCGCCAGCATCCCCCTCTGCCTCGACGAGGCGGTGGAGCAGGGGCGCCTCGAGCGGGGCGAGCTGCTGGCGATGGCGTCGTTCGGGGCGGGCTTCACCTGGGGCGCCGCCCTCATGCGCTATTAG
- a CDS encoding pilus assembly protein — translation MHDRRVLGGGEQGQVIVEQAIILPMMVFLILGIVQLSMLQHARIATEYAAYNAARSGIVYNGDVDKMERAAFFSVLPTLGRSDNWGDLFQTVFSKALLAQFGADLADMIGFDILGSMKMVQVEILDHPDPNIGDRLGIVDQQQHLNQQQIDFDDFRTQPAIANQLTVQVKYFYKMRIPFANWMLHYMWMASRADAMAAYGTVAFANPERTILGRRTGIGSHTEILARAAAKSGDDDDLRVVLQYRVAGEYRIPINTHYTMRMQSNLYRTYLEGN, via the coding sequence ATGCACGACCGGCGCGTTCTTGGAGGAGGCGAGCAGGGTCAGGTGATCGTCGAGCAGGCGATCATCCTGCCCATGATGGTCTTCCTGATCCTGGGCATCGTCCAGCTCTCGATGCTGCAGCATGCCCGGATCGCGACGGAGTACGCGGCCTACAACGCCGCGCGCTCCGGGATCGTCTACAACGGCGACGTCGACAAGATGGAGCGCGCCGCCTTCTTCTCCGTCCTGCCCACCCTCGGCCGCTCCGACAACTGGGGCGACCTCTTCCAGACGGTCTTCTCCAAGGCCCTGCTGGCCCAGTTCGGGGCCGATCTGGCCGACATGATCGGCTTCGACATCCTCGGCAGCATGAAGATGGTCCAGGTCGAGATCCTGGATCACCCGGACCCCAACATCGGCGACCGCCTCGGCATCGTCGATCAGCAGCAGCACCTCAACCAGCAGCAGATCGACTTCGACGACTTCCGCACCCAGCCGGCCATCGCGAACCAGCTGACGGTGCAGGTGAAGTACTTCTACAAGATGCGGATCCCCTTCGCGAACTGGATGCTCCACTACATGTGGATGGCCTCCCGCGCGGACGCGATGGCCGCCTACGGCACGGTCGCCTTCGCGAACCCCGAGCGCACCATCCTCGGGCGCCGCACGGGGATCGGCTCGCACACCGAGATCCTGGCCCGCGCCGCGGCCAAGTCCGGGGACGACGACGACCTGCGGGTGGTCCTCCAGTACCGGGTCGCGGGCGAGTACCGGATCCCGATCAACACCCACTACACGATGCGGATGCAGTCCAACCTGTACCGCACCTACCTCGAGGGGAACTGA
- a CDS encoding pilus assembly protein TadG-related protein, with product MIHRLRRDEEGQTLVLGAVSMLVLALAVMTTISIGEAAYEKIKLQNTADAAAYSLAATQARAFNFFAYTNRAMIAHYNTALTMVAYLSFCIYVNNTLGRLAGLLKYIPIPVFSQVMTFIEKALEIVTKALRIVVAVVLPIVNIVNGAYFLFQMGMLGVLAAQLLQNSGIVYENDPDAVSGVDLGNLNAGSVFQVLIKGFNGMAVYNAFDFKSTMALVPVYGANRNFDNVKNTNGPQIKNAAGQDRGNEGRLIMNELINAGRHPWVTISKNGTPFLGRKWRINIGILGFGIEFKKSARTEHNATTGMGSRSNSRHDMIFSVDQFYIRLYAPSYWFKITYNSFVLADYKKGGELEQLQVKDKKCGKWNWRCKLGKAITAPVREILKAAFKAFPGLNRLKEKKYYWFGITPFMKFNPSPKWREVFHQPQFMMLVSKPDEKLNKLQDTAHRSYGMDTKVEVGSGAWQNRRGSNKSLNLEVDVTDESSFISSLMPGFNALSVARSYYHRPGEWKEHPNFFNPFWAAKLDPVAHHAMIGEIPHLANFGDEIILH from the coding sequence ATGATCCATCGGCTTCGCCGAGACGAGGAGGGCCAGACCCTGGTCCTGGGCGCCGTCTCCATGCTGGTCCTGGCCCTGGCCGTGATGACCACGATCAGCATCGGTGAGGCGGCCTACGAGAAGATCAAGCTGCAGAACACCGCCGACGCGGCGGCCTACTCGCTGGCGGCCACCCAGGCGCGCGCGTTCAACTTCTTCGCCTACACCAACCGGGCGATGATCGCGCACTACAACACCGCGCTGACGATGGTGGCCTACCTCTCCTTCTGCATCTACGTGAACAACACGCTGGGGAGGCTGGCGGGGCTCCTCAAATACATACCCATACCCGTGTTCTCACAGGTGATGACCTTCATCGAGAAGGCGCTGGAGATCGTCACCAAGGCCTTGCGGATCGTGGTGGCGGTCGTCTTGCCCATCGTGAACATCGTCAACGGGGCCTACTTCCTCTTCCAGATGGGCATGCTGGGGGTGCTGGCAGCGCAGCTGCTCCAGAACTCGGGCATCGTCTACGAGAACGACCCCGACGCCGTCTCGGGGGTCGACCTGGGCAACCTGAACGCCGGCTCGGTCTTCCAGGTGCTCATCAAGGGCTTCAACGGCATGGCCGTCTACAACGCCTTCGACTTCAAGTCGACGATGGCCCTGGTCCCGGTCTACGGAGCCAACCGCAACTTCGACAACGTCAAGAACACCAACGGTCCCCAGATCAAGAACGCCGCCGGTCAGGACCGCGGCAACGAGGGGCGGTTGATCATGAACGAGCTGATCAACGCCGGCCGCCATCCCTGGGTGACCATCTCGAAGAACGGCACGCCCTTCCTCGGCCGGAAGTGGCGGATCAACATCGGCATCCTGGGCTTCGGCATCGAGTTCAAGAAGAGCGCCCGGACCGAGCACAACGCCACCACCGGCATGGGGTCCCGCAGCAACTCGCGGCACGACATGATCTTCTCGGTGGACCAGTTCTACATCCGGCTCTACGCGCCCTCGTACTGGTTCAAGATCACCTACAACTCCTTCGTGCTGGCCGACTACAAGAAGGGCGGCGAGCTCGAGCAGCTGCAGGTGAAGGACAAGAAGTGCGGCAAGTGGAACTGGCGCTGCAAGCTGGGCAAGGCCATCACCGCCCCGGTGCGCGAGATCCTCAAGGCGGCCTTCAAGGCCTTCCCGGGCCTCAACCGCCTCAAGGAGAAGAAGTACTACTGGTTCGGCATCACGCCCTTCATGAAGTTCAACCCCTCGCCGAAGTGGCGGGAGGTCTTCCACCAGCCGCAGTTCATGATGCTGGTGAGCAAGCCGGACGAGAAGCTCAACAAGCTCCAGGACACGGCCCACCGCAGCTACGGGATGGACACCAAGGTCGAGGTGGGCTCGGGGGCCTGGCAGAACCGCCGGGGCAGCAACAAGTCGCTGAACCTGGAGGTGGACGTCACCGACGAGTCCTCCTTCATCTCCAGCCTGATGCCGGGCTTCAACGCCCTCTCGGTGGCGCGCTCCTACTACCACCGCCCCGGTGAGTGGAAGGAGCACCCGAACTTCTTCAACCCCTTCTGGGCCGCCAAGCTCGACCCGGTGGCGCACCACGCCATGATCGGCGAGATCCCCCACCTGGCGAACTTCGGCGACGAGATCATCCTGCACTGA